The Sorangiineae bacterium MSr11367 genome window below encodes:
- the ptsP gene encoding phosphoenolpyruvate--protein phosphotransferase: MRTPSSGGIPVARGSSPSPSYPPPPSSGDASLETHQIKGIAGSPGVAVGTALVIGEMRAAYTRRHIHTASMDAELGRVRNAVEAAKTSLREVSQRLPTDQAKTQAPILDAYLLMLDDPLLHERINRKVRSEKKCAEWAVAAASEDILRLFDGGPGEKDAYIQERRHDVEFVCDRILRALMGEPGHVIPRLDAPMIVVARDLSPADTAGMVREPALAFVTEVGTRTSHTSIMARALEIPAVVGVADALNLIRTGDTIIVDGLRGEVTVHPDERLVADAHARSARHLAFARGLLSARNQPCVTASGEAVALKANVELPAEAILALDHGAQGIGLYRTEFLYIDRSSLPTEDEQYELYRAVVEAVSPHPVTLRTFDIGGDKFASTFALPAEMNPALGLRAVRLALSRPDVFMTQLRAMVRASAHGDVRIMVPMVASVHEMRDVRKLLMRAIAEVKSRGLPHAARIPLGMMIEVPSAAVMADVFAREAEFFSIGTNDLIQYALAIDRTSRTLASLASPFDPSILRLIYSVARVAADRRVPVSLCGAMASDVLAAPLLLGLGLRDLSMEAAAIPEIKEAIRRVELAECKNAAEEALACDSAEAVESLVARVFAPRFFDLLAGSAEEPALD; encoded by the coding sequence GTGCGGACGCCGTCGTCGGGAGGCATCCCCGTCGCGCGAGGTTCATCGCCTTCCCCTTCGTATCCGCCGCCGCCCTCGTCGGGCGATGCATCCCTCGAGACGCACCAGATCAAAGGCATCGCGGGCTCGCCGGGCGTCGCCGTCGGAACGGCGCTGGTCATCGGGGAGATGCGTGCAGCTTACACGCGTCGGCACATCCACACCGCATCGATGGACGCCGAGCTGGGGCGCGTGCGCAACGCCGTGGAGGCGGCGAAGACGAGCTTGCGCGAGGTGAGCCAACGGCTGCCCACGGACCAAGCGAAGACGCAGGCGCCCATTTTGGATGCGTACCTGCTCATGTTGGACGATCCGCTGCTGCACGAGAGGATCAACCGCAAGGTCCGCAGCGAGAAGAAGTGCGCGGAGTGGGCGGTCGCCGCGGCCAGCGAAGACATTCTGCGCCTGTTCGACGGTGGCCCCGGCGAAAAGGACGCGTACATCCAGGAGCGCCGGCACGACGTCGAGTTCGTGTGCGACCGCATTTTGCGCGCGCTGATGGGCGAGCCCGGGCACGTCATCCCGCGTCTGGATGCGCCGATGATCGTGGTCGCCCGCGACCTTTCGCCGGCCGATACGGCGGGCATGGTGCGCGAGCCGGCGCTGGCCTTCGTCACCGAGGTGGGAACGCGCACGAGCCATACGAGCATCATGGCCCGCGCGCTGGAGATCCCCGCCGTCGTGGGCGTGGCCGATGCGCTCAATTTGATCCGCACGGGCGACACGATCATCGTCGACGGATTGCGCGGCGAAGTCACCGTGCACCCGGACGAGCGGCTCGTCGCCGATGCGCATGCGCGTTCGGCGCGGCACCTCGCATTCGCGCGGGGTTTGCTCTCCGCGCGCAACCAGCCGTGTGTCACCGCCTCGGGTGAGGCCGTGGCCCTCAAGGCCAACGTGGAACTGCCCGCCGAGGCGATTTTGGCGCTGGATCACGGCGCGCAGGGCATTGGCCTGTATCGGACGGAGTTTCTGTACATCGATCGATCGAGCCTGCCCACGGAGGACGAGCAGTACGAGCTTTACCGCGCGGTGGTGGAAGCCGTTTCGCCGCACCCGGTGACCTTGCGCACGTTCGACATTGGCGGCGACAAGTTCGCGAGCACCTTCGCGCTGCCCGCGGAGATGAATCCCGCGTTGGGATTGCGCGCGGTCCGGCTGGCGCTCAGCCGGCCCGACGTGTTCATGACGCAGCTTCGCGCGATGGTGCGGGCCAGCGCGCACGGCGACGTGCGCATCATGGTGCCCATGGTGGCGAGCGTGCACGAGATGCGCGACGTGCGAAAGCTGCTCATGCGCGCCATCGCCGAGGTGAAGTCGCGCGGCCTGCCCCACGCGGCGCGCATTCCACTGGGCATGATGATCGAGGTGCCCTCGGCGGCGGTCATGGCCGACGTGTTCGCGCGCGAGGCCGAGTTTTTCAGCATCGGCACGAACGACTTGATTCAGTATGCGCTGGCCATCGATCGAACGAGCCGCACCCTGGCGAGCCTCGCCTCGCCCTTCGATCCTTCGATTTTGCGACTCATCTACAGCGTCGCCCGGGTGGCAGCCGATCGCCGCGTCCCCGTTTCCCTCTGCGGTGCGATGGCTTCCGACGTGCTCGCAGCCCCGCTTCTTCTCGGGCTGGGGCTACGGGATCTGAGCATGGAGGCCGCCGCCATCCCCGAGATCAAAGAGGCGATCCGCCGCGTGGAGCTCGCGGAATGTAAAAATGCAGCCGAGGAAGCACTCGCCTGCGACTCGGCGGAAGCGGTCGAGTCCCTGGTGGCCCGCGTCTTCGCACCGCGCTTCTTCGATTTGCTGGCGGGAAGCGCAGAAGAACCGGCGTTAGACTGA